The following are encoded in a window of Clostridium thermarum genomic DNA:
- a CDS encoding LacI family DNA-binding transcriptional regulator, which produces MKDVAKAAGVSVITVSRVINSPELVKEKTRARVEKAIEELDFLPNHAARALAQNNTNSIYLYIPQELTISDVFVMHLVAGVSEELSTAEYFFQIKRDLNFTRRCDGVIVMGLETNEDIIINEKIKVPYVIFGQTDLNVDTVDINNYKGAYMMTDYLISMGHKRIGFLKINEDKRFTFDRFEGYKKALEHHNIEFNESLVREVHNREADGYEKCFQLIVEQKPTAIFCSSDILAVGAIRAAKELNVKIPEEISIAGFDGLLFDLIAEIPMTTIRQPVFEAGKKLANLLLKRIKNHNEATENRLITPELIIRNSVARCNE; this is translated from the coding sequence ATGAAGGACGTTGCTAAGGCAGCGGGTGTATCTGTTATAACCGTATCAAGAGTAATAAACAGTCCTGAGTTAGTAAAAGAGAAAACAAGGGCAAGAGTTGAGAAAGCCATAGAGGAACTGGACTTTCTACCTAATCATGCTGCTAGAGCCTTGGCACAAAATAATACCAATTCAATTTATTTATATATCCCGCAAGAGTTAACCATATCCGATGTCTTTGTCATGCATCTGGTTGCCGGAGTAAGTGAGGAACTAAGCACTGCAGAATACTTTTTTCAAATAAAAAGGGATTTGAATTTTACAAGAAGATGCGATGGCGTAATTGTGATGGGACTGGAAACCAATGAAGATATAATAATCAACGAAAAAATAAAGGTTCCTTATGTAATTTTTGGCCAAACAGACCTCAATGTAGATACTGTAGATATTAACAACTACAAGGGAGCCTATATGATGACTGATTATCTTATATCTATGGGACACAAGCGAATAGGTTTCTTAAAGATAAATGAAGATAAGAGATTTACTTTTGATAGATTTGAAGGATACAAGAAAGCCTTAGAACATCATAACATTGAATTTAATGAATCTTTAGTGAGAGAGGTTCACAACAGAGAAGCGGATGGCTATGAAAAGTGTTTTCAACTTATAGTAGAACAAAAGCCAACAGCTATATTCTGCTCCAGTGATATCCTGGCTGTGGGAGCTATTAGAGCAGCAAAGGAATTAAATGTTAAGATTCCTGAGGAAATTTCCATAGCAGGCTTTGACGGCCTATTATTTGATCTAATAGCGGAGATACCCATGACAACAATAAGACAACCGGTTTTTGAAGCTGGCAAGAAGCTGGCAAATCTATTGTTAAAAAGGATAAAAAATCACAATGAGGCAACAGAGAACAGGCTGATAACACCTGAATTGATTATCCGAAACTCAGTAGCCAGATGCAATGAGTAG
- a CDS encoding AIM24 family protein has protein sequence MVTCRNLFENKNIEVVEAKGDVKVLEYKKDLSVTSSNAVDAYFASQMNVRKRQVLIELKGNAYTISAGAMQWTAGAVSMVADVKGLGDLFGKALASKVTKESAIKPKYQGNGLLMLEPTYKHILLEEVSDWAGGIVLDDGLFLACDSRIRQSVVARTNLSSAILGKEGLFNLCLQGAGVVVLESPVPRSELIEFVLQNDEVRIDGNYAIAWSNSLEFRVEKSSKSMIGSAVSGEGLVNVYRGTGRILIAPV, from the coding sequence ATGGTAACCTGCAGAAACCTATTTGAAAATAAAAACATAGAAGTGGTGGAAGCCAAAGGCGACGTAAAAGTTCTTGAATACAAGAAGGATTTAAGTGTAACTTCCTCAAATGCCGTTGATGCATATTTTGCTTCGCAAATGAATGTGAGGAAGAGACAGGTATTGATCGAATTAAAGGGAAATGCCTATACAATAAGTGCCGGAGCTATGCAATGGACCGCAGGAGCAGTAAGCATGGTTGCGGATGTTAAGGGTTTAGGTGATTTATTTGGTAAGGCTTTGGCTTCAAAGGTAACAAAGGAATCTGCAATTAAGCCAAAATATCAAGGTAACGGATTGCTGATGTTAGAACCCACTTATAAACACATTCTCCTTGAAGAGGTATCGGATTGGGCAGGGGGAATAGTACTGGATGATGGGCTCTTCTTGGCCTGTGACTCTAGAATACGACAAAGTGTAGTTGCCAGAACAAATCTTTCTTCCGCAATATTAGGTAAGGAAGGCTTGTTTAATTTATGTCTGCAGGGCGCCGGAGTAGTGGTTCTGGAAAGTCCTGTACCGCGAAGTGAACTAATAGAGTTTGTTCTACAAAATGATGAAGTTAGAATCGATGGAAATTATGCTATCGCCTGGTCTAACTCCTTAGAGTTTAGGGTGGAAAAATCAAGTAAAAGTATGATTGGCTCAGCAGTGTCAGGAGAAGGCCTTGTTAATGTTTATAGGGGTACTGGAAGAATACTTATAGCTCCTGTATAA
- a CDS encoding methyl-accepting chemotaxis protein translates to MKIKFWKDKFGSKKKALTTAEMPRKSKRYIGINSINLRTKLYVSYTLLIICMIITSLVAILNIRKINVQSKLMYEHNLKSIDALHSIREYLFLDINAANELGRYEDVSTFESFKSNTEKIDEQISQFQTIANTKVNQNLLEQLTTQYSSYEDMKNTFIKAYEKKDKSKEIVSTMLNGVANKIDMVLEALIKYNREQADLASKKNEEVFNSAIKLSASILIATIILSILISIIITANLGSQVKKILAYANILKNKDLSIDIEVNGRDEFSKISRALIETKDSIKAIINNVTDMSHNIGAGSEELSATIEEISSRMDEVNSNTEVIVQGTKGLSDLTEEVTVSTMNSSNTINSLSEKAQAGNKIAKDIEKRAFEIKNKTDESLKVSEELYTINQAKITDAINEGKIVNEVRIMAETIGQIAEQTNLLSLNAAIEAARAGEHGRGFAVVADEVRKLADQSSSTVTQIQNIVIRVQAAFDNLSKAATDVLKYVKENVRPDYTYFVEASNEYAKDAELISKVSNDIANSAVEVAEAMKQIGVAMQRVSATTQEDLDNSESISISIAETARALEEIAKTATNQAQMSEEMSRIIGEFKLV, encoded by the coding sequence ATGAAAATTAAATTTTGGAAGGACAAGTTTGGCAGCAAAAAGAAAGCTTTAACAACTGCGGAAATGCCCCGGAAAAGTAAAAGGTATATAGGGATAAACTCAATAAATTTGAGAACGAAACTATATGTGAGTTATACTCTGCTAATTATCTGCATGATTATAACTAGTTTGGTGGCAATATTAAATATCAGAAAAATTAATGTACAATCCAAGTTAATGTACGAGCATAACTTAAAGAGTATAGATGCACTGCACAGTATTAGAGAGTATTTATTTTTAGATATAAATGCAGCTAATGAACTAGGCAGATATGAAGATGTATCTACTTTTGAATCCTTTAAGAGCAATACAGAAAAAATAGATGAGCAAATAAGTCAGTTTCAGACTATTGCTAATACAAAAGTAAACCAAAATTTACTGGAGCAGCTAACAACCCAATACAGTTCATATGAAGATATGAAAAATACTTTTATTAAGGCTTATGAGAAAAAAGATAAAAGTAAAGAGATTGTATCAACCATGTTGAATGGTGTTGCTAATAAAATTGATATGGTTTTAGAGGCATTGATTAAATATAACCGAGAGCAGGCAGACCTAGCCAGTAAGAAAAATGAGGAAGTATTTAACAGTGCTATTAAATTATCTGCCAGCATATTGATTGCTACAATAATATTATCAATTTTAATATCTATTATAATTACAGCAAATCTCGGCTCACAAGTGAAGAAGATCCTTGCTTATGCAAATATATTAAAGAATAAGGACTTGAGCATTGATATTGAGGTAAACGGAAGAGATGAATTTTCTAAAATATCCAGAGCTTTGATAGAAACTAAAGATAGTATAAAAGCCATCATAAATAATGTAACCGATATGTCTCATAATATTGGAGCTGGCAGTGAAGAGCTGTCTGCAACCATTGAGGAAATATCTTCAAGAATGGATGAAGTAAATTCAAACACTGAAGTAATAGTACAGGGGACTAAAGGATTAAGTGACTTGACAGAGGAAGTAACCGTATCCACAATGAACTCCAGCAACACAATAAATAGTCTGTCTGAGAAGGCACAAGCGGGTAACAAGATAGCCAAAGACATTGAAAAGCGTGCGTTTGAAATAAAGAATAAGACTGATGAATCCCTTAAGGTATCCGAAGAGCTGTATACTATAAATCAAGCAAAGATAACTGATGCCATAAATGAGGGAAAGATAGTTAATGAAGTTAGAATTATGGCCGAAACTATTGGCCAGATTGCGGAACAGACTAATCTGCTTTCCTTGAATGCAGCCATTGAAGCTGCTAGGGCTGGAGAACATGGAAGGGGGTTTGCAGTTGTTGCAGATGAAGTAAGAAAGCTTGCAGATCAGTCATCAAGCACAGTAACACAAATACAGAATATAGTTATACGTGTACAAGCTGCCTTTGATAATCTGTCAAAAGCTGCTACTGATGTGTTAAAGTATGTAAAGGAAAACGTTAGGCCGGATTATACTTATTTCGTAGAGGCAAGTAATGAATATGCCAAAGATGCTGAACTCATCAGCAAAGTTTCAAATGATATTGCCAACTCAGCTGTGGAAGTAGCTGAGGCAATGAAGCAAATTGGAGTTGCAATGCAGAGGGTTTCTGCAACCACCCAGGAAGACCTTGATAATTCTGAAAGCATATCAATAAGCATAGCAGAGACGGCAAGGGCACTAGAGGAAATTGCCAAGACAGCGACTAACCAGGCTCAAATGTCTGAAGAAATGAGCAGGATAATCGGAGAATTTAAATTGGTTTGA
- a CDS encoding TolB family protein, with product MKSILQIYNIKTAERRVVKVFDYHIEAPNWTMDGKNLVYNSNGYIYLFNLESKESTLIDTGRCTSCNNDHVLSSDGKQIAISSGTDDFGASRIWILPLEGGEPRLVTEMTPSYLHGWSPDGKTLAYCAERNGNYDIYIIPAEGGEEVRLTTAEGLDDGPEYSPDGKYIWFNSVRSGLMQIWRMKNDGTEQTQMTDDEFNNWFPHISPDGEKVVFISYYKDQVQPGDHPANKDVKIRLMSANGGKVETLMDLFGGQGTMNVNSWNPNSEEFAFVSYEL from the coding sequence ATGAAAAGTATATTGCAGATTTATAACATTAAAACAGCAGAAAGACGGGTTGTTAAGGTGTTTGATTATCACATTGAAGCACCTAACTGGACAATGGACGGGAAGAACCTTGTATATAACTCCAATGGATATATATATTTGTTCAATTTAGAGAGTAAAGAATCAACACTTATTGATACAGGCAGATGTACAAGCTGTAATAACGACCATGTGTTGAGTTCAGATGGCAAACAGATAGCTATAAGCTCCGGTACTGATGACTTTGGAGCTTCCCGAATCTGGATCCTGCCCCTTGAAGGAGGAGAACCTCGCTTGGTAACAGAAATGACTCCAAGCTATCTGCACGGCTGGTCACCGGATGGAAAAACACTAGCCTACTGCGCTGAACGTAATGGAAATTATGATATTTATATTATACCGGCAGAAGGTGGAGAAGAAGTTCGTCTTACTACTGCAGAGGGTTTAGACGATGGTCCTGAATATTCACCGGACGGAAAGTATATTTGGTTTAATTCTGTGCGCAGTGGTCTTATGCAGATCTGGCGCATGAAAAACGACGGAACTGAGCAAACTCAAATGACGGATGATGAATTTAATAATTGGTTCCCACATATATCACCGGACGGAGAGAAAGTTGTCTTCATTTCTTATTATAAAGACCAGGTACAGCCGGGAGATCATCCTGCTAATAAAGATGTAAAGATAAGACTGATGTCAGCCAATGGCGGCAAAGTGGAGACATTGATGGATTTATTTGGTGGACAAGGAACTATGAATGTAAACTCATGGAATCCCAACAGTGAAGAATTTGCTTTTGTTTCATACGAGCTATAA